In the genome of Staphylococcus durrellii, one region contains:
- the infB gene encoding translation initiation factor IF-2: MSKKRIYEYAKELNLKSKDVINELKKMDVEVSNHMQALEDNQIAALDKIYKSQQSDKGQGQQSKEQGQQSKEQGQKQDTNKQQSAQKPNQGNKKDAKNNKKPNNKKQNNKNNKKQNKQHNKEQQAAKETPSKITYQDGITVGELSDKLNVESSEVIKKLFLLGIMANINQSLDDETLEVIVDEYGVELEKEEIVNEEDLAIYFEDETDDPEAIERPAVVTIMGHVDHGKTTLLDSIRHTKVTAGEAGGITQHIGAYQIENDGKMITFLDTPGHAAFTTMRARGAQVTDITILVVAADDGVMPQTIEAINHAKEANVPTIVAVNKIDKPTSNPDRVMQELTEYGLVPEDWGGDTIFVPLSALSGDGIESLLEMIVLVSEVQELKANPKNRAVGTVIEAELDKSRGPSASLLVQNGTLNVGDSLVVGNTYGRIRAMVNDLGQRIKTAGPSTPVEITGINDVPQAGDRFVVFSDEKQARRIGESRHEENILQQRQESKNVSLDNLFEQMKQGEMKDLNVIIKGDVQGSVEALAASLMKIDVEGVNVRIIHTAVGAINESDVTLANASNGIIIGFNVRPDSGAKRAAEAENVDMRLHRVIYNVIEEIEAAMKGLLDPEFEERVIGQAEVRQTFKVSKVGTIAGSYVTDGKITRNAGVRIIRDGVVQFEGELDTLKRYKDDVKEVAQGYECGITVEKFNDLKEGDIIEAYEMVEVER; encoded by the coding sequence ATGAGTAAAAAAAGAATTTACGAATATGCCAAAGAATTAAACTTAAAAAGTAAAGATGTTATAAATGAATTGAAAAAAATGGATGTTGAGGTTTCTAACCACATGCAAGCGTTAGAAGATAACCAAATTGCTGCTTTAGATAAAATTTATAAAAGCCAACAAAGCGACAAAGGACAAGGTCAACAATCTAAAGAACAGGGTCAACAATCTAAAGAACAAGGTCAAAAACAAGACACAAATAAACAACAAAGTGCTCAAAAACCTAACCAAGGCAATAAAAAAGATGCTAAAAATAATAAAAAGCCAAATAATAAAAAGCAGAATAATAAAAATAACAAGAAGCAAAATAAGCAACACAATAAAGAACAACAAGCTGCTAAAGAAACACCTTCAAAAATTACGTATCAAGATGGTATTACAGTAGGAGAACTTTCGGATAAGCTAAATGTTGAATCTTCTGAAGTTATTAAAAAACTTTTCTTATTAGGTATTATGGCTAATATCAATCAATCTCTAGATGATGAAACTCTAGAAGTTATCGTTGATGAGTACGGTGTAGAACTAGAAAAAGAAGAAATAGTTAATGAAGAAGATTTAGCAATTTACTTTGAAGATGAAACAGATGATCCAGAAGCAATCGAAAGACCTGCGGTAGTTACTATTATGGGGCACGTTGACCATGGTAAAACGACATTATTAGATTCTATTCGTCATACTAAAGTAACTGCAGGAGAAGCTGGTGGAATTACGCAGCATATTGGTGCGTATCAAATAGAAAATGATGGAAAAATGATTACTTTCTTAGATACCCCTGGACACGCAGCTTTCACAACAATGCGTGCTCGTGGTGCACAAGTTACTGACATTACTATTTTAGTTGTAGCAGCTGACGATGGTGTTATGCCACAGACTATTGAAGCTATCAATCACGCTAAGGAAGCAAATGTTCCTACAATTGTTGCAGTTAATAAAATTGATAAACCAACTTCTAATCCTGACCGCGTTATGCAAGAATTAACTGAATACGGTCTTGTTCCTGAAGATTGGGGTGGCGATACAATTTTCGTACCACTTTCAGCGTTAAGTGGTGATGGTATTGAAAGTTTATTAGAAATGATTGTACTTGTTTCTGAAGTACAAGAATTAAAAGCTAATCCAAAAAACCGTGCTGTAGGTACAGTTATTGAGGCAGAATTAGATAAATCTCGTGGGCCATCAGCATCTTTATTAGTACAAAATGGTACTTTAAATGTTGGAGATTCACTAGTTGTTGGTAATACTTACGGACGTATACGTGCAATGGTTAATGATCTCGGACAAAGAATTAAAACTGCTGGACCATCAACACCTGTTGAAATAACAGGTATCAATGACGTGCCTCAAGCAGGTGATCGTTTTGTTGTCTTCTCAGACGAAAAACAAGCGAGAAGAATCGGTGAATCACGTCATGAAGAAAACATTTTACAACAACGTCAAGAAAGTAAAAATGTTTCACTAGATAATTTATTCGAACAAATGAAACAAGGCGAAATGAAAGACCTAAATGTCATTATTAAAGGTGACGTGCAAGGTTCAGTCGAAGCTTTAGCTGCATCATTAATGAAAATAGATGTTGAAGGTGTTAACGTTAGAATTATTCATACTGCAGTAGGTGCAATTAATGAATCAGACGTTACGTTAGCAAATGCTTCTAATGGTATTATTATTGGTTTCAACGTAAGACCAGATAGTGGTGCTAAACGGGCTGCAGAAGCAGAAAATGTAGATATGCGTTTACATCGTGTAATATACAATGTTATCGAAGAAATTGAAGCTGCGATGAAAGGTCTACTTGATCCAGAATTTGAAGAAAGAGTTATCGGTCAAGCAGAAGTACGTCAAACATTTAAAGTGTCTAAAGTTGGTACTATCGCAGGTAGTTATGTAACGGACGGTAAAATTACGCGTAATGCAGGTGTACGTATTATCAGAGATGGTGTTGTACAATTCGAAGGTGAATTAGATACTTTAAAACGTTATAAAGATGACGTTAAAGAAGTTGCTCAAGGGTATGAATGTGGTATTACAGTTGAGAAATTTAATGACCTAAAAGAAGGCGACATTATAGAGGCATATGAAATGGTTGAAGTTGAAAGATAA
- a CDS encoding L7Ae/L30e/S12e/Gadd45 family ribosomal protein: MMKEKIVNFLGLAMRAGKVKTGESVIINEIKKHKIQLVIIAEDASENTKKVIQNKCESYHISFRIFGTRSELGQALGKAERVNVGVTDQGFAKKLLSMIEEYRKE; this comes from the coding sequence ATGATGAAAGAGAAAATCGTAAATTTTTTGGGATTAGCTATGCGAGCTGGAAAAGTTAAAACAGGTGAATCAGTCATCATTAACGAGATTAAGAAACATAAAATTCAACTCGTTATCATAGCTGAGGACGCTTCAGAAAATACAAAAAAAGTAATACAGAATAAATGTGAAAGTTACCATATATCATTTCGTATATTTGGAACTAGATCAGAACTAGGACAAGCTTTAGGTAAGGCTGAACGTGTAAACGTAGGTGTAACAGATCAAGGCTTTGCCAAAAAATTATTGTCAATGATAGAAGAATATCGTAAGGAGTGA
- the rnpM gene encoding RNase P modulator RnpM — translation MKKKKIPMRKCILSNEMHPKKDMIRVVINKDGEIFADATGKKPGRGAYVSKDVNEVEKAQQKGVLEKYFKSDAETLDSVYKEIIRLIYREEIPK, via the coding sequence ATGAAAAAGAAAAAAATTCCAATGCGTAAATGTATCCTTTCTAATGAAATGCACCCTAAAAAAGATATGATTAGAGTAGTTATTAATAAAGATGGAGAAATATTTGCAGATGCGACAGGCAAAAAGCCAGGGCGTGGTGCTTATGTTTCTAAAGATGTTAATGAAGTTGAGAAAGCACAACAAAAAGGCGTACTTGAAAAATATTTTAAATCAGATGCTGAAACTTTAGATTCAGTGTATAAAGAAATTATACGTCTGATATATCGTGAAGAGATACCTAAATGA
- the nusA gene encoding transcription termination factor NusA, translating to MSSNELLLATEYLEKEKKIPREVLIDAIEAALITAYKKNYDSARNVRVELNMDEGIFKVIARKNVVEEVFDDRDEIDLSTALVKNPAYEIGDIYEEDVTPSDFGRVGAQAAKQAVMQRLRDAEREILYDEFIDKEEDIVTGLIDRVDHRYVYVNLGRTEAVLSEAERSPNEKYIPNERIKVFVNKVEQTTKGPQIYVSRSHPGLLKRLFEQEVPEIFDGTVIVKSVAREAGDRSKISVHSDNLDIDAVGACVGSKGARVEAVVEELGGEKIDIVQWDEDPKVFVRNALSPSQVLEVIVDEENQSTIVVVPDYQLSLAIGKRGQNARLAAKLTGWKIDIKSESDAREAGVYPSNSLDDVTSDSSELNENNEENNLDA from the coding sequence GTGTCAAGTAACGAACTATTATTAGCTACTGAATATTTAGAAAAAGAAAAGAAAATACCAAGAGAAGTATTGATTGATGCTATCGAAGCGGCATTAATTACTGCATATAAGAAAAATTATGACAGTGCGCGTAATGTACGTGTCGAGTTGAACATGGATGAAGGCATTTTCAAAGTAATAGCAAGAAAGAATGTTGTAGAAGAGGTCTTTGATGACAGAGATGAGATTGACTTAAGTACTGCATTGGTTAAAAATCCAGCATATGAAATCGGTGACATATACGAAGAAGATGTGACACCGAGTGATTTCGGTCGAGTAGGTGCTCAAGCAGCAAAGCAAGCAGTTATGCAACGTCTTAGAGATGCTGAAAGAGAAATCTTATACGATGAGTTTATCGACAAAGAAGAAGATATTGTAACAGGATTAATCGATAGAGTTGATCACCGTTACGTTTATGTTAATTTAGGACGTACTGAAGCCGTTTTATCTGAAGCTGAAAGAAGTCCAAACGAAAAATACATTCCTAATGAACGTATTAAAGTTTTCGTAAACAAAGTAGAACAAACAACTAAAGGTCCTCAAATTTACGTTTCAAGAAGTCACCCTGGTCTATTAAAACGACTATTTGAACAAGAAGTTCCTGAAATCTTTGACGGTACAGTAATTGTAAAATCAGTTGCACGTGAAGCTGGCGACCGTTCTAAAATTAGTGTTCATTCAGATAACTTAGACATTGATGCAGTAGGTGCATGTGTTGGTTCAAAAGGTGCTCGTGTTGAAGCAGTTGTAGAAGAACTTGGTGGAGAAAAAATAGATATCGTACAGTGGGATGAAGATCCAAAAGTGTTTGTACGTAACGCATTGAGTCCATCACAAGTGCTTGAAGTTATCGTCGATGAAGAAAATCAATCTACTATTGTAGTAGTACCTGATTATCAACTATCGTTAGCTATTGGTAAGCGTGGTCAAAACGCCCGTTTAGCAGCTAAACTTACAGGTTGGAAGATAGACATTAAATCAGAAAGTGACGCACGTGAAGCTGGTGTATATCCTAGTAATTCATTAGACGACGTTACATCAGATTCAAGTGAACTTAATGAAAATAACGAAGAAAATAATCTTGATGCCTAA
- the rimP gene encoding ribosome maturation factor RimP — protein MSKIDQQVEALIKPVMDDLNFELVDVEFTKEGKDHFLRISIDKEGGVDLNDCTLASEKISEVMDANDPIEQMYYLDVASPGAERPIKKEQDFQNAITKPIFVSLYAPIEGEKEWLGTLQSVNEHTIVMEVKEKAKTKTIEIPRNKIAKARHSVML, from the coding sequence ATGAGTAAAATAGATCAACAAGTTGAAGCGCTTATTAAACCCGTTATGGATGACTTGAATTTTGAATTGGTAGATGTTGAATTTACTAAAGAAGGTAAAGACCATTTTTTACGAATTTCTATTGATAAAGAGGGTGGCGTTGACTTAAATGACTGTACTTTAGCATCTGAAAAAATAAGTGAAGTAATGGATGCCAATGATCCTATTGAACAAATGTATTATTTAGATGTTGCTTCACCTGGTGCTGAAAGACCGATAAAAAAAGAACAAGATTTCCAAAATGCAATAACGAAACCTATCTTTGTATCACTTTATGCGCCTATTGAAGGTGAAAAAGAATGGCTAGGTACATTACAATCGGTTAATGAACATACTATTGTCATGGAAGTTAAAGAAAAAGCTAAAACAAAAACAATCGAAATACCAAGAAATAAAATAGCTAAAGCACGTCATTCTGTGATGCTTTAA